A genomic segment from Sphingomonas astaxanthinifaciens DSM 22298 encodes:
- a CDS encoding phospholipase D family protein — MKERPPAWPGQPYLDELRPERGETVRLALFATYSVDLSAIAAVLLALIGRNNERGSGAAIDFAEAVDQLRDRVRIIIQRGRIAKPIALPRVAGILDQFVVEQTHDERERSWHPKIALVAYESEKGSTGWKLWIGSRNLTRTQDLELGVLLHGQPKRGKGRAGLKGIGRLGANLAKAAGRSDSSAIAAELDAVWWEAPDGFRLRALLDGLEENVALPIDPPEEGAIDGVTIVSPFLSPDFLKTAGRWGQAGTRTLISSMPALVDMANRPSAPLSAFTRVLAYAAPDETIENMLPAPSAASPADDDDAEPQPMALHAKFVAFHQGDTTIVRVGSANATGRAWSGRNSEVMIELEASDAFNPGLQFLIGKATTVTLAELAQAKPADTSVVDALEESRKALTASWDPILRRDQDLFVLDARALPRLAHQGHRLSAGHANSDLLAWPQGGTRLDLGKLPLSIQSAFIQIQIASGDEALRWLQRVEVDPPLDDTRDLAALASHMGLRAFHDWMRARLNGETIPAGNFAWDEDVGGSARGRSALADSRLTLEDILTAWARDPDAFARVDKHFDPYVEALLTHDENLSLAEKKDLNELRQIWAMARMQLVR; from the coding sequence ATGAAAGAGCGCCCGCCAGCTTGGCCTGGGCAGCCCTATCTGGATGAACTGCGGCCCGAGCGCGGCGAGACCGTTCGACTCGCCTTGTTCGCGACCTACTCGGTGGACCTGTCTGCGATCGCGGCCGTGCTGCTGGCGCTGATCGGCCGGAACAATGAGAGAGGCAGCGGCGCCGCGATCGATTTTGCGGAGGCAGTCGATCAATTGCGAGACCGCGTGCGGATTATCATTCAGCGTGGAAGGATCGCGAAGCCGATCGCCCTGCCCCGTGTCGCAGGCATTCTGGACCAGTTTGTCGTTGAGCAGACGCATGACGAGCGCGAGCGCAGCTGGCATCCGAAAATCGCGCTTGTGGCTTACGAAAGCGAAAAGGGTTCGACGGGGTGGAAGCTCTGGATCGGAAGCCGCAATCTCACCCGGACTCAGGATCTCGAGCTCGGCGTTCTCCTCCACGGGCAGCCAAAGCGCGGCAAAGGCAGAGCAGGTCTCAAAGGCATTGGGCGCCTTGGGGCTAACCTCGCAAAGGCCGCCGGGCGCTCGGACTCCTCCGCTATCGCCGCGGAGCTGGATGCCGTGTGGTGGGAAGCTCCTGACGGATTCCGTCTACGCGCGCTCCTTGATGGGCTAGAAGAGAATGTCGCTCTGCCGATTGATCCGCCGGAGGAGGGCGCGATCGATGGCGTCACGATCGTCAGTCCCTTCCTGTCTCCTGACTTTTTGAAAACAGCCGGGCGCTGGGGTCAGGCAGGAACTCGGACCTTGATCTCGTCGATGCCGGCGCTGGTCGACATGGCGAACAGACCGAGCGCCCCGCTCAGCGCCTTCACTCGCGTGCTCGCTTATGCGGCTCCGGACGAGACAATCGAGAATATGCTGCCGGCGCCCTCCGCAGCATCGCCGGCCGACGACGACGACGCCGAGCCACAGCCAATGGCGCTTCACGCCAAATTCGTCGCCTTTCATCAGGGCGACACGACGATAGTCCGAGTCGGTAGTGCCAACGCGACTGGACGTGCCTGGTCGGGCCGCAATTCGGAAGTGATGATCGAACTGGAGGCGAGTGACGCGTTCAATCCCGGCCTACAATTTCTGATTGGCAAGGCCACAACGGTCACGCTGGCCGAACTTGCGCAGGCAAAACCCGCCGACACCAGCGTAGTCGATGCTCTCGAGGAATCCCGCAAGGCACTGACCGCGTCTTGGGACCCGATCTTGCGCCGCGATCAAGATCTCTTCGTCCTCGACGCGAGAGCGCTGCCGCGGCTTGCACATCAAGGACACCGACTTTCAGCCGGGCACGCCAACAGTGACCTTCTCGCATGGCCGCAAGGCGGCACCCGCCTCGATCTCGGGAAGCTACCGCTGTCGATCCAATCCGCCTTCATTCAGATCCAGATCGCCTCGGGCGATGAAGCGCTGCGGTGGCTGCAGCGGGTGGAGGTGGATCCGCCCCTTGACGACACGCGAGACCTCGCTGCTCTCGCGAGCCACATGGGCTTGCGCGCCTTTCACGACTGGATGCGGGCAAGGCTGAATGGCGAGACAATTCCAGCCGGCAACTTTGCCTGGGACGAAGACGTGGGTGGATCAGCCAGGGGGCGCTCGGCGCTTGCAGATAGCCGATTGACGCTTGAAGATATCCTCACCGCGTGGGCGCGCGACCCAGATGCGTTCGCACGAGTAGACAAGCACTTTGATCCCTATGTCGAGGCGCTGCTCACCCATGATGAGAACCTCAGTTTGGCAGAGAAGAAGGATCTGAACGAGCTCCGGCAAATATGGGCTATGGCCCGCATGCAACTCGTACGATGA
- a CDS encoding DUF6361 family protein — MMFGANAGVRDEVGFLLVHQRYADHLFPGTSVLHTRLRYALLIPWLYQSLRAKRPVPKDFAQAFVDLEHGLTGRLQFKDGAGEPDGVIGGDVYPRAISQPPAYVYWTALAKWGLIGTRPDGRPWSRPDMARLLAAGSKKSLLDDDEKPLETVAWPITGMIEAPVEWNGTGKLTLELSECERAFLARKLRAVRSPTDPRESSLLSKLVGRPLTDVQHCWNDEILALAGNEAARLKRAGQAAAVSAIGRAIYAALVETLKEERDKRPQERLHREDLAEIVGQWGARAAALDFAQFLEDVGHLPAPVEAALRETLAWIRSKAKDPLPLLGVYEKAEYSRKGNRARLANNQFGVDRRMEWQADKHGCAEPLHYRWGNVKRLLRDLEGVA, encoded by the coding sequence ATGATGTTCGGCGCCAATGCGGGCGTGCGCGACGAGGTCGGCTTCCTGCTTGTTCACCAGCGCTACGCGGACCATCTCTTTCCGGGGACCTCGGTCCTGCATACCCGGCTGCGATATGCGCTCCTCATCCCTTGGCTCTATCAAAGCCTGCGCGCCAAGCGACCTGTTCCCAAGGATTTCGCGCAGGCTTTCGTCGATCTCGAACATGGCCTGACCGGTCGCCTTCAATTCAAGGACGGCGCGGGCGAGCCGGACGGCGTGATCGGTGGCGACGTTTACCCCCGAGCCATCAGCCAGCCGCCGGCTTATGTCTACTGGACCGCGCTTGCCAAATGGGGATTGATTGGCACGCGGCCAGACGGACGTCCCTGGAGCCGCCCCGACATGGCAAGGCTCCTCGCTGCCGGGAGCAAGAAATCACTCTTGGATGATGACGAGAAGCCGCTCGAAACGGTGGCTTGGCCGATCACCGGGATGATCGAGGCGCCTGTGGAGTGGAACGGCACCGGCAAATTGACCCTTGAACTCTCCGAATGCGAGCGCGCGTTTCTGGCGCGCAAACTGCGCGCGGTACGCTCGCCAACCGATCCCCGCGAATCTTCGCTGCTTTCCAAGCTCGTCGGGCGCCCGCTGACCGACGTCCAACATTGTTGGAACGATGAAATCCTGGCGTTAGCAGGCAATGAAGCGGCACGCCTGAAGCGCGCAGGACAGGCAGCTGCGGTCTCAGCGATAGGCCGGGCCATTTATGCAGCCTTGGTGGAGACCCTAAAGGAAGAGCGTGACAAGCGTCCGCAGGAGAGGCTGCACAGAGAAGATCTAGCCGAAATCGTCGGACAGTGGGGGGCACGGGCAGCAGCCCTCGATTTTGCTCAGTTTCTCGAGGACGTCGGCCACCTGCCAGCACCCGTCGAGGCTGCGCTTCGCGAAACACTCGCCTGGATCCGCTCGAAGGCCAAGGATCCCCTCCCGCTGCTCGGCGTCTACGAGAAAGCCGAATATAGCCGCAAAGGCAACCGAGCCCGCCTCGCCAACAACCAATTCGGCGTCGATCGGCGCATGGAGTGGCAAGCCGACAAGCATGGCTGTGCCGAGCCGCTTCACTATCGCTGGGGAAACGTGAAACGCCTGCTCCGCGATCTGGAGGGTGTCGCATGA
- a CDS encoding response regulator transcription factor gives MPNAVGAKSGSLLTDRQTECLRLFWSRKSAKEIGQELGISHHAVEKHLQACRERLGVQTSVEAARMVFGGSVNATVRPYYDASELHADLPSLHLSVTPSAHERDWGGTDEKGLINRFGPVSILLLILGVGIGAILAVAVIIEAAQGIDQLGSVLFN, from the coding sequence ATGCCCAATGCCGTAGGCGCAAAATCCGGGTCTTTGCTAACTGACCGCCAGACCGAATGCCTTCGACTGTTCTGGTCTCGAAAGAGCGCGAAGGAAATCGGGCAGGAGCTCGGCATCTCCCATCATGCGGTTGAAAAGCATCTACAGGCCTGTCGCGAGAGACTTGGAGTACAGACTTCGGTTGAGGCCGCGCGAATGGTGTTCGGTGGCAGCGTGAACGCTACGGTCCGACCGTATTACGACGCCTCGGAGCTTCATGCCGACCTTCCGTCGCTGCACCTGTCTGTAACCCCATCAGCGCACGAACGAGACTGGGGGGGAACAGACGAGAAAGGGCTGATAAACCGTTTCGGCCCAGTCTCTATTCTGCTGTTGATACTCGGGGTCGGGATCGGAGCGATTCTGGCGGTTGCCGTCATTATTGAGGCGGCACAGGGGATCGATCAGTTGGGTAGCGTTCTCTTCAACTGA
- a CDS encoding helix-turn-helix transcriptional regulator, which produces MASNGPDGLPRSAESELSLRPILCRIENAQKRRAAGFTAETKLSAHNDPQPILKAGAAELLEMRRRRERILSPDLVDGPSWVMLLHAYVSPNSVMMTKELLNATSVPQTTAFRWLQYLEQEGYLEKAEHPSLTDNRATFYRLTPDGRVSLERVLEDMLRE; this is translated from the coding sequence ATGGCGAGTAACGGCCCCGACGGCTTGCCACGTTCAGCCGAATCAGAACTCTCCCTGCGGCCTATTCTTTGCCGAATTGAAAATGCTCAAAAAAGACGTGCAGCAGGTTTCACGGCAGAGACCAAATTGTCGGCGCATAATGACCCGCAGCCGATACTTAAGGCTGGCGCCGCTGAATTGCTGGAAATGCGTCGGCGGCGGGAGCGAATACTGTCGCCGGATCTTGTGGACGGTCCTTCTTGGGTCATGCTCTTGCATGCCTACGTATCGCCTAACAGCGTGATGATGACCAAGGAGCTTCTCAACGCGACCTCGGTCCCACAGACCACCGCGTTTCGCTGGCTTCAATACCTTGAGCAGGAGGGATATCTAGAGAAGGCTGAGCATCCTTCATTGACCGACAATCGCGCGACATTTTACCGGCTGACACCTGACGGCCGTGTCAGCTTGGAGCGGGTTCTCGAGGACATGTTGCGCGAATGA
- a CDS encoding 16S rRNA (uracil(1498)-N(3))-methyltransferase, with protein sequence MPATPAWPPRALPRLFVEQPLGPDHAVLLEGKPAHYLSNVLRLGEGAQLLVFDGDSGEWRARIEGVAKRRLVLRVVDHVRPAETLPPLTLAFAPVKRASVEWLVEKATELGVARLLPVATQRTVIERLNPERLRAIAIEAAEQCGRTRLPELAEPVKLAALLRDSGGTLLFADETGGVPLLSIAAPGPATILIGPEGGFTPDEREAILAAGAHGVGLGPRILRAETAALAAVTLYMAGAGDWR encoded by the coding sequence ATGCCCGCCACTCCCGCCTGGCCGCCGCGCGCCCTGCCCCGCCTGTTCGTCGAACAGCCGCTCGGCCCCGACCATGCCGTCCTCCTAGAAGGCAAACCTGCCCACTATCTCTCCAATGTGCTGCGGCTGGGTGAAGGAGCTCAGCTCCTTGTGTTTGACGGGGACAGCGGTGAATGGCGGGCGCGGATCGAGGGAGTGGCCAAGAGGCGACTGGTGCTGCGGGTTGTTGACCACGTCCGCCCGGCCGAGACGCTGCCGCCGCTGACCCTCGCCTTCGCCCCGGTCAAGCGCGCGTCGGTCGAGTGGCTGGTCGAAAAGGCAACCGAACTCGGCGTCGCGCGGCTGCTGCCGGTGGCGACTCAGCGCACCGTGATCGAGCGGCTCAACCCCGAGCGCCTGCGCGCGATCGCGATCGAGGCGGCCGAGCAATGTGGACGGACGCGGCTGCCCGAACTTGCCGAACCGGTGAAGCTGGCGGCACTCCTCCGGGATTCCGGCGGCACCTTGCTCTTCGCCGACGAGACCGGCGGCGTGCCTTTGCTGTCGATCGCCGCGCCCGGCCCGGCCACCATCCTGATCGGTCCCGAGGGCGGCTTCACGCCCGACGAGCGCGAGGCGATCCTCGCCGCCGGTGCCCACGGCGTCGGCCTCGGCCCGCGCATTCTGCGAGCGGAGACCGCCGCGCTCGCCGCCGTCACCCTCTATATGGCGGGCGCCGGAGATTGGCGCTAA
- a CDS encoding glutamate--cysteine ligase, protein MTTRTDLSESPLIEGRDDLLSVFAKGEKPPADWRIGTEHEKFVYRTADHRAPSWDEPGGIRDLLLGLTDYGWRPVEENGKIIALTGSDGTISLEPAGQLELSGAPLASLHETCAEAGRHLEQVKAVGDRLGLGFLGLGMWPDKTRAALPIMPKGRYAIMLRHMPRVGNLGLDMMLRTCTIQVNLDYESEADMAKKFRVGLALQPVATALFANSPLTEGKPNGFKSFRSHIWTDTDPHRTGMLPFVFEDGFGYERYCDYALDVPMYFVMRDGRYIDCAGESFRAFLDGKLPQLPGEKPTIADWTDHLSTAFPEVRLKSFLEMRGADGGRWGRICALPALWVGLLYDGQALDAAWDLVKHWTIEEREQLRADVPAQALEARVPGGGTMQELAAKVIDIASTGLSNRARLDAGGTNEVGFLDPLREVVATGVTPADRLLGRYHGEWAGDVSRVYQELSF, encoded by the coding sequence ATGACGACGCGAACCGACCTGAGTGAAAGCCCGCTGATCGAGGGACGGGACGATCTCCTGTCGGTATTCGCCAAGGGCGAGAAGCCGCCCGCCGACTGGCGGATCGGGACCGAGCACGAGAAGTTCGTCTATCGCACCGCCGACCATCGCGCGCCCTCGTGGGACGAGCCCGGCGGAATCCGCGACCTCCTCCTGGGCCTGACCGACTATGGCTGGCGCCCGGTCGAGGAGAATGGGAAGATCATCGCGCTGACCGGCAGCGACGGGACGATCAGTCTCGAGCCGGCCGGCCAGCTCGAGCTGTCGGGCGCGCCGCTCGCCTCGCTCCACGAGACCTGCGCCGAGGCCGGGCGTCACCTCGAGCAGGTGAAGGCGGTCGGCGACCGGCTCGGGCTCGGCTTTCTCGGGCTCGGCATGTGGCCCGACAAGACCCGCGCAGCACTGCCGATCATGCCCAAGGGCCGCTATGCGATCATGCTGCGCCACATGCCGCGGGTGGGCAATCTCGGCCTCGACATGATGCTTCGGACCTGCACCATCCAGGTCAATCTCGACTATGAGAGCGAAGCCGACATGGCCAAGAAGTTCCGGGTCGGCCTCGCGCTGCAGCCGGTGGCGACCGCGCTCTTCGCCAATTCGCCGCTGACCGAAGGCAAGCCCAACGGCTTCAAGAGCTTCCGAAGCCACATCTGGACCGACACCGACCCCCACCGGACGGGCATGCTCCCCTTCGTGTTCGAGGACGGCTTCGGCTACGAACGCTACTGCGACTATGCGCTCGACGTGCCGATGTATTTCGTGATGCGCGACGGGCGATACATCGACTGCGCCGGCGAAAGCTTCCGCGCCTTCCTCGATGGCAAGCTCCCGCAGCTGCCGGGCGAGAAGCCGACGATCGCCGACTGGACCGACCATCTCTCCACCGCCTTCCCCGAAGTGCGCCTCAAGAGCTTCCTCGAGATGCGCGGCGCCGATGGCGGACGGTGGGGCCGGATCTGCGCGCTTCCGGCCCTGTGGGTGGGGCTGCTCTACGACGGCCAGGCGCTCGACGCGGCCTGGGACCTCGTCAAGCACTGGACGATCGAGGAGCGCGAGCAGCTTCGCGCCGACGTGCCCGCGCAGGCGCTCGAGGCCAGGGTGCCGGGCGGCGGGACCATGCAGGAGCTTGCCGCCAAGGTGATCGACATCGCCTCGACCGGCCTCTCCAACCGCGCGCGGCTCGATGCCGGCGGGACCAACGAGGTCGGCTTCCTCGACCCCCTGCGCGAAGTCGTCGCGACCGGCGTCACGCCGGCCGACCGGCTGCTCGGCCGGTATCATGGCGAGTGGGCTGGCGATGTGTCGCGCGTGTACCAGGAGCTGAGCTTCTAG
- a CDS encoding TonB-dependent receptor, with amino-acid sequence MRRTFLLSAASLLALTAAPAFAQATGDADQPAADATDSIEEITVTAQRREESLQDVPVSVGIVDDNTLAAINSGGADVRSLAGRVPSLNIESSFGRTFPRFYIRGLGNTDFDLNASQPVSLLYDDVVLENPILKGFPVFDLDRVEVLRGPQGTLFGRNTPAGIVKFDTVKPGRGKSFAKVSWGSYNTVNAEGAVEVPMGEGSAFRLSGLVQHRDDWVDNVATTKKNDLEGYDDLAVRAQFKWAASDVFNIRLSGQARDYKGSARLFRANLFNTGSNKLQGLTSGADFERDKVYNDGLNFQRLRAYNGAINLDYDLGPVTLYSITSYWNGNLKSRGDIDGGFGNQFAPVMGPGFIPFSAQSRDDVPSLDQFTQELRFASNAKGPGLGYQGGVFIFNEKLDIRSEDYSNPTDRNAAAVALQRQVSDAFGLFGSLSYNFGNGLTLQGGARWNHDKRDFKASRPYDVRPGFLGFGGPVPELTKKVKDSVLTWDASAVYEVSRAANVYARVARGYRAPSIQGRLLFGRDLSVADSEKTMSYEAGVKTTLLDRRLRLNVGVYAFDTKDLQLTAVGGASNFTTLLNADKARGRGVEVELEARPVTGLSLTGGLSYNHTKIDDAGLFVAGCAAPCTVLDPQRPGSPGIYSIDGNALPQAPKWTLNWTAGYEFPVGDGAVYAFTDWYYRSKIQFFLYKSVEFSDDKLLEGGLRLGWRNARYDIAAFARNITNDKSAVGGIDFNNLTGFVNEPRIFGVEGGIKF; translated from the coding sequence ATGCGCCGTACCTTCCTGCTTTCCGCCGCTTCTCTCCTCGCGCTCACCGCTGCGCCCGCCTTTGCGCAGGCGACCGGCGACGCCGACCAGCCGGCCGCCGACGCGACCGACAGCATCGAGGAAATCACCGTCACGGCCCAGCGCCGCGAGGAAAGCCTCCAGGACGTGCCCGTCAGCGTCGGCATCGTCGACGACAACACGCTGGCCGCGATCAATTCGGGCGGCGCCGACGTCCGCTCGCTCGCCGGCCGCGTGCCCAGCCTCAACATCGAGAGCAGCTTCGGCCGGACCTTCCCGCGCTTCTACATTCGCGGGCTCGGCAACACCGACTTCGACCTCAATGCCAGCCAGCCGGTCAGCCTGCTCTATGACGACGTCGTCCTCGAGAACCCGATCCTCAAGGGCTTTCCGGTGTTCGACCTCGACCGGGTCGAAGTGCTGCGCGGGCCGCAGGGCACGCTGTTTGGGCGCAACACCCCGGCCGGCATCGTCAAGTTCGACACGGTGAAGCCCGGCCGCGGCAAGAGCTTCGCCAAGGTCAGCTGGGGCAGCTACAATACGGTCAATGCCGAAGGCGCGGTCGAGGTGCCGATGGGCGAAGGCTCGGCCTTCCGTCTCTCGGGGCTCGTACAGCACCGCGACGACTGGGTCGACAACGTCGCAACGACCAAGAAGAACGACCTCGAAGGCTATGACGACCTCGCCGTCCGCGCTCAGTTCAAATGGGCCGCGAGCGACGTCTTCAACATCCGCCTGTCGGGCCAGGCGCGCGACTACAAGGGCAGCGCCCGGCTGTTCCGCGCCAACCTCTTCAACACCGGCAGCAACAAGCTCCAAGGCCTGACCTCGGGCGCCGACTTCGAGCGCGACAAGGTCTATAATGACGGCCTCAATTTCCAGCGGCTGCGCGCCTACAACGGCGCGATCAACCTCGACTACGACCTTGGCCCGGTGACGCTCTACTCCATCACGTCCTACTGGAACGGCAATCTCAAGAGCCGCGGCGACATCGACGGGGGCTTCGGCAACCAGTTCGCGCCGGTCATGGGCCCGGGCTTCATCCCCTTCTCGGCGCAGAGCCGCGACGATGTGCCGAGCCTCGACCAGTTCACGCAGGAACTGCGCTTCGCCTCCAACGCCAAGGGCCCCGGCCTCGGCTATCAGGGCGGCGTCTTCATCTTCAACGAGAAGCTCGATATCCGCAGCGAGGACTACAGCAACCCGACCGATCGCAATGCGGCGGCGGTCGCGCTCCAGCGTCAGGTCAGCGACGCCTTCGGCCTGTTCGGCTCCTTGAGCTACAATTTCGGCAATGGCCTGACCCTTCAGGGCGGCGCGCGCTGGAACCACGACAAGCGCGACTTCAAGGCGAGCCGGCCCTACGACGTCCGTCCGGGCTTCCTCGGCTTCGGCGGGCCGGTCCCCGAGCTTACCAAGAAGGTCAAGGATTCGGTCCTGACCTGGGACGCGAGCGCGGTCTACGAGGTCTCGCGCGCCGCAAATGTCTATGCCCGCGTCGCCCGCGGCTATCGCGCGCCCTCGATCCAGGGCCGCCTCCTGTTCGGGCGTGACCTGTCGGTCGCGGACAGCGAGAAGACCATGTCCTACGAGGCGGGCGTCAAGACGACCCTGCTCGATCGCCGCCTGCGCCTCAACGTCGGCGTCTATGCGTTCGACACCAAGGACCTGCAGCTGACCGCGGTCGGCGGCGCGTCCAACTTCACCACCTTGCTCAACGCCGACAAGGCGCGCGGCCGGGGCGTCGAGGTCGAGCTCGAGGCGCGTCCGGTCACCGGCCTCAGCCTCACCGGCGGGCTCAGCTACAACCATACCAAGATCGACGATGCCGGCCTGTTCGTCGCCGGCTGCGCCGCGCCCTGCACCGTGCTCGATCCGCAGCGTCCGGGCAGCCCCGGCATCTATTCGATCGACGGCAATGCGCTGCCGCAGGCGCCCAAGTGGACGCTGAACTGGACCGCAGGCTACGAATTCCCCGTCGGCGACGGCGCGGTCTATGCCTTCACCGACTGGTATTACCGGTCGAAGATCCAGTTCTTCCTCTACAAGTCGGTCGAGTTCAGCGACGACAAGCTGCTCGAGGGCGGTCTCCGCCTTGGCTGGCGCAACGCCCGCTACGACATTGCGGCGTTCGCGCGGAACATCACCAACGACAAGAGCGCGGTCGGCGGGATCGACTTCAACAATCTGACCGGTTTCGTCAACGAGCCGCGCATCTTCGGCGTCGAAGGCGGGATTAAGTTCTGA
- the ligD gene encoding DNA ligase D yields the protein MARKPRPNGLDIETYNAKRDFAKTKEPKGRKRKGRGDSFVVQKHDASRLHWDFRLELDGVLKSWAVPRGPSLDPRTNRLAMRTEDHPLDYGSFEGIIPQGEYGGGTVMLWDRGRWIPHPDKDPRKTLEEGHLHFTLEGERMKGEWVMFRMKPKPGEKGEAWMLKKVTDDFARPDAGEALVEKGLTSVASDRSMAEIAAGADVWESNKSGKKGGRTKRKVTPPPGFEPPQLATLADHAPTGSGWIHELKYDGYRLLLSVGGGGALAFTRNGKDWSEQFAPLVEAAAALPAGCLLDGEAVALDAKGKPSFQLMQATVKRGHGKAGPTIAYYAFDLLIDRGEDIRGLPLLERKERLAALLTPARLPIIYGDHVTGKGEKLFEAVCKDGGEGIISKRADATYAGKRTRDWLKIKCTARQEFVIVGWQASDKRRGFRSLHLAVNEKGGLRYVGKVGTGFDAATIESLIERMKPLAIDAPPLEVPKTARRGSTWVRPTLVAEIAYTEFTGDGVLRHPSFLGLREDKGAKDVVLEAPVPSATKAATKKVAAKKAGTLRTHADLGLRLTSPDRVVFPEDGLTKADLADYYAAVADLLMVDLRDRPMTLIRCPSGRAKNCFFQKHDSGSMGAHVRHVPVKESDGSTEDYLYVDEAIGALECVQMNTIEFHSWGSRIDALEKPDRLVFDLDPDEGLGFDKVKAAAVRLKELLADLGLETFPLLSGGKGIHVIAPLDQSRDWPTVKSFAERFSRAIAEAEPDTFTANIRKNQRKDRIFLDWLRNQRGATAVLPYSARAREGAPVAVPVAWDELPAITGANIYSIRDARALLERASGKALKGWGEARQALPDL from the coding sequence ATGGCGCGAAAACCCCGCCCCAACGGTCTCGACATCGAGACCTACAATGCCAAGCGCGACTTCGCGAAGACGAAGGAGCCCAAGGGGAGGAAGCGCAAGGGCAGGGGCGACAGCTTCGTCGTCCAGAAGCACGACGCCAGCCGGCTCCACTGGGATTTCCGGCTCGAACTCGATGGCGTGCTGAAAAGCTGGGCCGTCCCGCGCGGTCCCTCGCTCGATCCCAGGACAAATCGCCTCGCGATGCGGACCGAGGACCATCCGCTCGATTATGGCAGCTTCGAGGGGATCATCCCGCAAGGCGAATATGGCGGGGGCACGGTCATGCTGTGGGACCGCGGCCGCTGGATCCCGCATCCCGACAAGGATCCGAGGAAGACGCTTGAGGAAGGCCATCTCCACTTCACGCTCGAAGGCGAGCGGATGAAGGGGGAGTGGGTGATGTTCCGGATGAAGCCCAAGCCGGGTGAGAAGGGCGAGGCGTGGATGCTGAAGAAGGTCACCGACGACTTCGCCCGGCCCGATGCCGGCGAGGCGCTGGTCGAGAAGGGCCTGACCAGTGTCGCCAGCGACCGCAGCATGGCCGAGATCGCCGCCGGTGCCGACGTGTGGGAATCGAACAAAAGCGGCAAGAAGGGCGGGCGGACGAAGCGCAAGGTCACGCCGCCGCCGGGTTTCGAACCGCCGCAACTCGCCACGCTCGCCGACCATGCGCCGACCGGCAGCGGCTGGATCCACGAGCTCAAATATGACGGCTATCGGCTTCTCCTCAGCGTCGGCGGGGGCGGGGCGCTGGCCTTCACCCGCAACGGCAAGGACTGGAGCGAGCAGTTCGCGCCGCTGGTCGAGGCCGCCGCCGCGCTTCCGGCCGGGTGCCTGCTCGACGGGGAGGCGGTGGCGCTCGACGCCAAGGGCAAGCCAAGCTTCCAGCTGATGCAGGCGACGGTGAAGCGTGGCCATGGCAAGGCCGGCCCGACCATCGCTTATTACGCCTTCGACCTGCTGATCGACCGCGGCGAGGACATTCGCGGGTTGCCCCTCCTTGAACGCAAGGAGCGGCTGGCGGCGTTGCTGACCCCTGCTCGGCTACCGATCATCTACGGCGATCATGTGACGGGCAAAGGCGAGAAGCTGTTCGAGGCGGTCTGCAAGGACGGCGGTGAGGGCATCATCTCGAAGCGCGCCGACGCGACCTACGCGGGCAAGCGCACCCGCGACTGGCTCAAGATCAAGTGCACTGCCCGGCAGGAGTTCGTGATCGTCGGCTGGCAGGCGAGCGACAAGCGCCGCGGCTTCCGCTCGCTTCATCTCGCGGTCAACGAGAAGGGCGGCCTGCGCTATGTCGGCAAGGTCGGCACCGGGTTCGACGCCGCGACGATCGAAAGCCTCATCGAGCGGATGAAGCCGCTCGCGATCGACGCGCCGCCGCTGGAGGTGCCGAAGACCGCGCGCCGCGGTTCGACCTGGGTTCGTCCAACGCTGGTGGCCGAGATCGCCTATACCGAATTCACGGGCGACGGCGTGCTGCGCCATCCGAGCTTCCTCGGCCTGCGCGAGGACAAGGGCGCCAAGGACGTGGTCCTCGAAGCCCCGGTGCCGTCGGCAACCAAGGCCGCGACAAAGAAGGTAGCGGCGAAGAAGGCGGGTACGCTGCGGACCCATGCCGATCTCGGCCTGCGCCTGACCTCGCCCGACCGGGTCGTCTTTCCCGAGGACGGGCTCACCAAGGCCGACCTCGCCGATTATTATGCCGCGGTCGCCGACCTGCTCATGGTCGATCTTCGCGACCGGCCGATGACCCTCATTCGCTGCCCCTCGGGCAGGGCCAAGAACTGCTTCTTCCAGAAGCACGACAGCGGCAGCATGGGCGCGCATGTCCGGCACGTGCCGGTCAAGGAAAGCGACGGATCGACCGAAGATTATCTCTATGTGGATGAAGCCATTGGTGCGCTGGAATGCGTGCAGATGAACACGATCGAATTCCACAGCTGGGGCAGCCGGATAGACGCGCTGGAGAAGCCCGACCGGCTGGTATTCGACCTCGATCCCGACGAGGGCCTCGGCTTCGACAAGGTGAAGGCCGCGGCGGTACGACTGAAGGAGTTGCTGGCAGACCTAGGGCTCGAGACCTTCCCGTTGCTGTCGGGAGGAAAGGGCATCCACGTCATCGCGCCGCTCGACCAGAGCCGTGACTGGCCGACGGTCAAGAGCTTCGCCGAGCGGTTCAGCCGCGCCATCGCCGAGGCCGAGCCCGACACCTTCACCGCCAACATCCGCAAGAATCAGCGCAAGGACCGGATCTTCCTCGACTGGCTGCGCAACCAGCGCGGCGCGACCGCGGTGCTGCCTTATTCGGCCCGCGCGCGCGAAGGCGCGCCGGTCGCGGTGCCGGTGGCGTGGGACGAATTGCCCGCCATCACCGGTGCCAACATCTATTCGATCCGCGATGCCCGGGCCTTGCTCGAACGCGCTTCAGGCAAGGCCCTCAAGGGCTGGGGCGAGGCGCGGCAGGCGCTGCCGGACCTCTGA